The genomic interval ACACAGTGAAGATTTCAGGGTATAAAAATACACATTCCATTTCCTTAATCTGTCACTATTGAAGCTGTCTGCTCCCTAGTaattttttgtcttaaaaaagaATCCTTTCtgcatcaaaatatttcaaaacattaTCTCCATTCTTCTTATTATTACAAAAATAGTATCTCATCAAAATAACCCAATTCATCATCTTCTGTGAAGAATTAGAGAACTGACTTTGCATAGATAAACACACTCCATGTATATTATAAAAACAGTTGAGCCCTTTTCCATCAGAAAACACCATCAAATCTGTCTCACAAAATAGCACGTTTGTTCAAGAAAAGGAGCATGGATCCTATTCTCTCAAATATATCAAAGTACCCATAAGAAACACCACAGACTTCAGAGGGATTCAACTGGTATAAACAGGAGTATGTGTTATAATTACATATTTCTCTAAACTTTCATAGTCTCCCATTGTTATCTTCATTCAGCAATTGTTATTTTGGAGGAAAGACCAATGGAAGACACTTGCCTTCAGGGAAAAGATTTCCTGCTGGCCTTGCTGGCTTAAGATCAAATGTATTGAAAAGTGCTGACTTAGAACCATGCATCAAGAACATATTTTCTCAGGGTCTTCCTATGAAGAAAACATGACCCTTCTGCATTGGCCAAGTGCTTTCTAGCAGTTAAGCAGCATCACTAATGTATTTACTAATGaagttttttctcatttaaatgtGTGTGATGTTTGCTTTGTgccatttgtttttattttcctgtcacctgttggtttttttgaagGAACATAATTGTTGCCATTGTCGTTCTTCTTTGGATTTGTGCACGCACAGGTTTTGAAGCCTTTGATGGGAGCAGTTGAGCCATGAAATACAGGGATTTGCTTAGTGGGTCTGATATTACCAACACTTTGAATTTTAGAACTGTTCTCAGAGGGCTGCACACTGAAAAGCTGTTGCTTtgcagttgggttttttctcagTTCACTCCTTACTTCACCAGATTGTCTCTGAGAAGACACTGCACATTCCATTCTCTCAGAAAGTTTCaagtgacctggatgagaatGTAACCGGCGACTCTCCTCACAGTATGAAGCTCCCCTGTGACCTGAATAGCTTCTGGGCAGCTTTGTAACGCTTTCTTGGGGAACCACTTGCTTGTTAGGCAAAGGGCTGAGCAATGCCTTGCCTTTGCCAGGGCTTTTTAGGCTACGGATAGAGCTGGGAGCAGTCTGTGGCCGGGCTTTGGCTGCCCTTCCTTTCTCACTCTGTACAGTCTGCATTTGCAGCCATTCCAGCTGCAAAAGACGATCAATGTATTTCTCAAGAAGTCCTGTTGGCTTTGGTCGGAAGTCAGTTTTACCCTCCACATTAACAAAGATGGACAGTTGCTTCAAGTCCCATGAGTTGAAAGGGGGTGGGAGGAAGTCTGGGTAATAATATTCTGATTCCTTAAAACCTGTACCAGAGACATGTTCCAAACAAACTGGATCAATTTCCTCAGCTCTGAGAATGAGTTCTGGTGGTGTGCAGGGAGATGGAGGAATGGGAATTCTTTCTGAATCAGAGAGATCACTGGCACTATCATCCTCAGCATCTTCTTTAATAATTCGTACTGACTTGAGATCAAGAAACATTTCATCTACAGATGCTTCTTGCCATTTAGAAGAGCATGGACCAGCTTCTGCAACGTGTCCTTCACGGTTCTTTTCCAACTGTTCTTTTTTACTGCCATAAAAATGTTGTACTGGGACATCTTTAAGCCTACAGAAGGTACCTTGTGTGCTGCCCTTTACGCTAGGAGGGATTCTGTGCAGAAAAGATTCATTTTGCCTTCTTTCTGGGAGACTTGTCTTTGGTCCTTGTACTCTGTGCAGTGATGTGCAAACACTCGTGAccctaaataaaaagaaagtcaTATTGTGTTAGCATGACTAATGTCTTTGGAACAACAGTTTAGAAAGGTCTTGCTACCACCTTCATGGTGGCATGGACATGGACCTACATGAACGAAGCTAAAATGAGCATGGAAACTTAGTAATGGGATCAAGTTAGTATTTGCTGACAGAGATCACACTGCCTACTACTGGGTTCAgggtttttggtttgtgttaTTCTGATTTTGCCTGAGAACTCACTAAAGTTTCCACATTGATAACTGACAACACACTGATAACAGTTTGAAATGTCTACAAATTAAACAATCTTAACATAAAATTACCTTTTTGACTGAGTGTTGTCATCCAgatgttttcttcccttcttaaTAATAGTTGGTTGGTTCCCATCTTGAGTGTCATGGGAAATCTGGAAATGTATGAAAGTATGTGATGTTATTAAGAAAGCTCATAAACTAAGCATCCTTTTTCTgtaaacaataacaaaaaaaggaattatATACCTTTTCAATGGCACTTGATACATTCTTGCCTAATCGTCCAGGAGAAGATTTCACATGAGAAATTGGTTTATCTAGTGCTTTGGTGCTTGGATGGCTTTTTCCATTATTGTAACTAGCAAGGATTAAACAGAATATCACATATAAACAGCAACATGTGTAAGCATCAGAATAGAAATGCAATAAAGATTTAAAGCacaattcagtttaaaaaggaGAAGTGATTGTGACTACTCTTAGAAGTCCATCAGAactattatatttttaatacgCCTAGTGCACAAGTGATTAGTTCAATCAGACAATATAACAATTAAATGTAGCCCTTACATAGAATGTCAGAAGATCCTAAAGTTACTTTGAGGATAATAAATAGTAAATATTAGAGACTACATATTTAACTACTAATTTCTACAGTACCTAGTACTTAGCCCTGCTgcaatttaataaaaataattataaagtACAACATGAAGGCCACTGCAAGCCACATCTTGCTTGCCTTTCTCATTTGCATACTCTAAACAAAATTTAAAGGATTATTCCTGTGAGGTTAAGGAGTTAAGTGGGCAGGGAGCATACACTCTCTTCTGATATTCATACAAACTATTTCACAACaaagacacaaagaaaattCATCATTTCATGTTATACTGGGGTTGTGGAAATATTAGTAGGAGAAAAACTCATATCCAAGCAAAAGGAATGGCATTACTGACCTGAACAGCTTAAAACTAAAATACCTATTTCCTCAATTAGATCAGGTATATTTCTGTGTAAGCACACAGAATGATTAAATCAGAAAACACTGTTTATTGTTCTACAAGCAACAAATATTACTAATTGtaaaagagaaagctttaaaatgtcattttagaACAGACAATCTGTGCCCTCCCAATCTAATCTAGCTCAACTGCAGTTCAGTTAATTTGTCAGGCTGTACATCTCCACAGCTTTTATGTAAGTATAGAcacattttgattttaaaaacctcATGATTTCACCAACTCAAGAGCTTataaaagaatttaaataaGCTTTCTCCCTCCAGCATTGATGCAGTCACCTCTGTCACTTTGTGACCTGTGGGATCAATTGTTTCTATTGCAGTGTATCAGAGATGACAGTCAGAACAGTACAGCCATGCACTTATTAACTAATCTACAGTATTTAGAGATTTCTGTAACTAGAAAGagacaaaataatttccttACTTTACCATTCCTTTGTGGTTTGCATTGATTtggctttcctttttctgtgtctctctGTGCAGTAATAAGGGATATTCTTGAATGCCTGGTCCCATTATTACTCTTTTTAAAGGGTATGTGCACCTTTACTTTTACATAATCTTCAAACGTCTCCAGTCTTTTGGGCTCGTAAGACACAGCATATGAAATGCAAACATCACCACGTCCTAGAGATGCAGTAAACAAACACCATGCGATTCCTCCCAAcgttatttatttttaaagcagcaaGATAAACATCATCAGCTACCACACGTAGTGGAAAACACGGTCCCCTCCCCCAGCGCTCGCTTTAATGGGAACCAGCATCATTAGTCTTACTATTGCCGATCCATGCTGAGCTGTCATCACCCCGTGTGCGCAGAGGAGAGTCGGAGAGAGGGCAGCCACGCTCCCCTCCCAGGGGCATAGGTTGGCACTGACGCCGCAGAGCCCAGGCCAACCAGGGAGAAAGAGCACCggctttgctgtgggaagccctgctgctgctgcagccagcggGTACAACCCAGCCCTCAGCCTTGCTGCTGCATCAGTGCCAGGAGAGGCTGGGCCAGCTGCCCCGCACAAGCCACCAAGCTCTTGCTGTGAGGTTTATAAGCCcatccctgaaggactgttggtaaaatacaggaaaatatcTGAAGGCACAGTAGCGTTAGATGAGCTACTTTTCACTGTTTCCTGTGCTCCTCCTTTTGTTCCTCCTGCGCAGCATTACATGTATTGACTGGAGTCAAGTATCGCAGTCAAATGGTGGTGGGTGTTTCTGCTCTGAATTTAACAAAAGCAGTTGATGAACGATTGGCATCATGTGCACGTTGGGTTGTTCTTTTTGTGTCAGAGAATGGGCTCTTACATGCAAattttgtatcatttttttttccttttccaactCAAATCTCTCAGAACTCATCAATTCCTACTAAAAATAGCCAGAGTAGAATTTTTagcattcttttattttccagaaactGCATTCCCCTACCAGAGGCACAGGTACGATTTCCCAAAACTGACAGATGCCTAGCACCAAAACACCTCTGCTTATACCCACCCATTGTTGCGGTGCTATTTATAGATTTACATTCATATTCGTATCTAGATCTACTTGCACTCCATCCTGTCCTATTTTTTCAGcaccccccctccccggccGGAGCGCGTACCAGCCCCCAGGGGGccggcccccagccccactcagCCCGCTCTGCACACCGGCGGGCAGCTCGCCAGCTACAGACAGCaacggctgctgcaggctgcttcTGGGGCTCCGAACGCGCCACGGCAGGCGGCTGCCGGGCCGGGCCTGGCCCCGCTCCGCTCTCTCCAGGGATGCGCCAGAGATTCCCGCCGTTAACTGACACCGCGCTACACAAGGACAACgactggagagcagctcatTAATTAACGGAACGCCTCCGCGCGTTTTCCGCCTTTCCCTGCCCTCCTTTTGCCTCCAGCCGCTCGCCGCTGCCGCCTCCCGgtcccgccgcccccgcccggtACCTGCCTGCGCCTCAGCCGCCACCGGCAACTAAGGGCAGCGACGTCAGGCGCGCAGCGCGCAGGCGCCGCTCGGGCGGGCCGGAGGCGGGGCTCCACGCATGCGCCGTGGCTGAGGGAGCGGGCGCGCCGGTAGTCTCTGCTGCGGGGCGAGTGGAGCGACTATCTGGGCGACCGTCCCGGGCTGGGGACTACTGCCGCCGTTTTGCCTGTAGCCGTCGCACGGTAGAGCAAGGCTGAGCTGGGCATCACTTTGCATCGCCTCGCCTTCCTTACTTTACCCTGCCTTGCCGTGCCTTGCCGCGGGGCGGAGGGAGGGCTGTGTAGTCGATGTGGGCTGTAGAAGTCCCAAGCGTGGATTCTTCTTCCAGCCACGGTACCGAGCCTGCCTCCACCGCCCCGCCCGACAGTCTCCGCCGCgacagcccctgcagcctctgcagcgGCCCCGACCCCGACCCCGGCTTCGGCTCTGGCTCCCTCCAGCCTGAGAGCCTCCGCCGTGACAGTCCCCGCGCTCcctccagcctctgcagcagcccCGGCCTCGGCTCCGGCTCCCTCCAGCCCGACAGCCTCCAAGCCTTCCCCACCGTCGGCAGCCCTCTGGATTCACCCAGCATCCAGTGTGACAGCCTGGAGTGTCCCTGTTGCTGCAGGAGCGTGGAGTCGGTTGGAGTCTGTGAAGACAGCCTGCAGGTCCCTCTCGCCGTGTATAACAGCCGAAAGGCACACCACAGCAACCCCCGGGCATCCAGCGACCTCTCCGACAGCCTGGAGTGCTTTGGTGTCCAGCCTGACAGCCTCCAGTCAGTCTCTAGCCTGCGTGAGAGCTTCAAGTCCTCCAGCATCAACGGGGATAGCCTTGAATCCCTTTCAAGCCTGAGTAGTaagtccatcagccagcacagcagcctcgAGTTTACAAGCCAGTGAGACTGTCTTCATCCCCTCATACAATGCAGTAGCCTCGGGTTCACTTCTAGCTACTGTGAGAGCTTCCAGATTTCTGCCCTTCACTCAGAAGGCTACGCTGTTCAGGTTGATTTTTGCTGCATCCAGTGCAATAACCTCAAATACTTACCGTCTGTGGTCACCATCACCAAGTTACGTGCTTCAGAGGCAGTGCTCATTATTACCTGCAGTATTAACACAGTTTTTTATCATTGCTTAAGAATGGAGGTACGTGGTCCTCGAAGGAATCCCAGCTACCTCTCTGATCTCTATCAGAACATGTTACGGGCTGAAGAGACACCAAGACGAGGGCAGCTGCAACCCCCAGCAGCCCATCCAAGTAGCAGCATGACTTTCTGGAGCAGCATCCCAGCCAAGGAGGCTCCTCAGACAAACAAGCTTCAGGGTAGCACTTGCTCCAGCTGTGATCCAGCATTGCGGCCTATCATACGTCGCCGAGCAAGATCTTTGCCTACATCACCCGAAAGAAGGAAGCGAGCAGCAGTGCAGTGTCAAGTTCCTACATGCCAGAGTCGTATGAACCGTGTGAGATTTGCTGATGCTTTGGGCTTGGAACTCACTGAAGTGAAAGTCTTCCAGACTGGGGAGGAGCCATCAATCCCCTTGCACGTCCTTTCCAGGCTTTCTATAAACTCAGACCTCTGGTACAGTGGTTCAGACTTGGAGTTTACTATGCAGTGCTTGGTCCCTGACTTCCAGCAGCCTGCAGACTGCATGGACTTCTCCTCCCGACTTCAAGAGCAGCAGGTGTGTCTTGAACGAGTGACCAGCTCAGATCTGGGGATCAGTGGCACCATTCAGGTTCGCAACATTGCTTTTGAGAAGCAAGTGTCTGTGCGATACACCTTCAACCAGTGGAAAAGTCTCCATGAAGTGTGTGCTCATTGGCACAGTAGCATCCCTGAGAAAAACAGGCAGGATCAGGTTGatgttttcactttctttctccctgtgccacctttcctcctccagctgtgCTCCATAGTCCAGTTTGCAGCAAGGTACCAAGTCAATGGCCAGGAGTACTGGGATAACAACAGAGGCAAAAACTACAGCCTTACGTGCCGGAATCACCCCCTTAAGATGCCTAGAGAATGTGAGGAGAGCTGGATCCACTTCATCTGAACAAAGGAAGTGGACACAGAGTAGCTTGTCAGTAGTCTGGGTGGCATTCTCTTTCTTGGCATGGCTCTCGGCTCCTATGGCAACAGTCTGCTTTTTGAAATCCACCAAACCTGGCAAAGAGTTCCAGGGCAGGGAAGTAGCCAATGACCTGTACAAACTGTTCTAAACCTCTGAGAAAGTAGAAAGGGCCAAAATGTGTATTGAGTTACAGCTGTTGAAAGTCCGTGAGGTTTCTTGTAGTGTATGAGTGGTTGCAGAATGGTTCCAGGGGATGCTGTCAGACTACtgtaaagcaaaacaagacACTTCATGTTACTAGTAATACTCTAGGTTGCATAGAATATTTCTAACTGTTTAATTTTGCCATTTTGTACTGTCTGTTTTCTAAATGGATGGTGTGGCTTCAGTagttttgtttctaattttgTTTATATTATCTCACCAAGTCTGGGCACTATTCCATTTATGCATAATTTGGATGGCAGGCAGTGTAAGGAGTGTATTTATACTCATATACACAAAAATAAGGCTGTAACcatgttaaatatttcagttaatATTCGtgttgaaaatgaaatgttactGCAAGCAGAATATAGATGAAAATGTGCTGTAGGCCCCTCTGTTTCCCTTGGAAAAAGGCACTTTTTTATCTCTAGTGTTTGCAGTAGGCAACAGGAATGATTGTTACCAAAGGGTGTGTAAGGCAGACTTTCATGGGGAGTTCTCATCTTTTTCAGGTGATGTACAAGTAAGCTTTTTCTCTAGGTGGTGGTACAGGAATTGTCCTTTCTTTGTGCACCTGTTTTTTACTAAGGAAAACTAGAGCAATTTTGCACTTGTGTTGCAACTGAAAATCTTGAAGTATTATATGAATGCTAATGATCTTACCACTGTTACTAGGAAATTTTTAAATCAAGAAACTGATACACATATTTAAACAAATAGTAGTACAGGGAGCTGGTTACAGAGCCTTGGAATAGCATGCCAGAACCCTGAATCCTGGCTCCTTGCTCACCAGCATCCCAGTACCGCTCCAGTAATACCTTTAAATTCTTTCATCAGCTACTTCTTATTGGATACTTTCATAGTCCCATAAACAGAATCCcttctgcagcagggagagcaCTGTAAGTTAGACACAGCCTTGCCATGCTGCTTGCTCTATACCTTCTGTGGTTTTAGTGTGGTTTAAGATTGGCAACAGGCTTAAATCTAATTAAGTAAAAGATtgtccatgattttttttttccatacatgTTCAGAACTGCATGGAAAGTTTCATTTTATATGTGTAGCAAGAATTTTCACAACTGGCTGGCTGGATCTACTAGAAGAGATGCTTTTTAGGACTATAGTATGAAAACCAGGCCATTTATTTGGGCATCTTAGTTTGGATTGCTGCTTACTCATCAAAAccagaagttatttttaaaaatcaccatTGTAAGAAACCCATAGCCAAGTACATATTAGTCCAAAAAGTCTACAGAATAATTCTGGAAGTGCAGAAGCCCCAAGAAAATGCACGTGCCTGGGAACTCAATGTTAGTCCTTAGTTGTGATACCCATTACCCAAAGCTAATATTTCAAGTGAAGAAGCCACCTGGTTCCATTAGTCTTTGGCCTTCAAAGGAACCAAACTCATGAATGATGATTCTGTGAGCTGCTGAGCACCTCTTGCAGAGTACTGAGAAAACTCAGTCCTATTTGAAACTGCTGGGAATTGACTGTGTTGTCAGCTTTAAACTTTATCTGGAAGCATTGTGAGGTTGAAGTTTAAGTCACTATTGTTTTGAAGGAGTAGGTGAGGCTGAGGTGCAATTGCCAACTGCAGAAAGTGTTGCCTCCTTTCAGTCCACCTGTGTTAGTTTCTGTATCAGGGTTAGAGAAGTGACCATTACCAATCTGTCAGCAACTCTTATCTCCTACAAAAATCAGTGCAGGCAACTGGAAGATTAGCCTGCGTCAatatggtgaaaaaaaataagagctcTGTAAGAAAGGTCTTTTTGCCTCTTGTGGTGTGCTTCATATCACTAAATGATTTATGACAATATGGGACATGATATATCTGAACTAGTCAACCTATGCTCATCGTCAAGGGAGATGGTTTTGCTACAGTTAGCAGACTGCCTGTGGTGTTACAAACCGCCTCATCCCTGCTGAGCACAGAGAACACTGTGTGACTAGTTCTGCCATGCTGAAATTCTCAGCATTAGTGCAGATTGTGCCAAATTATGCCAGAGTCTGTAGATGTCAAGTTAAATAAGCTGAAACACACCTTTAGTGACTGCAGAAGAACCTTTCTGGGCATTTATTGAAACTGCATACCCTTGCTTTGGTGAAACTTACTCATTTAAGGAATTCCATTGACGTTTACTCAGTGTTGTTAAAATCCTTGTCAGCAAGTCCTACGTACTTGTCAGTGTaagtaagaagaaaatgaacacaCAAGCACAGGAGCACTTGTGCTAAATAAAAGGCACCATTTTGAAGTATTGTGTGTATCCTaccccttccctttcctcctcccaagTCACTGTTTTTGTTCCATCAGCAAAACCACTGAATTGCCTCTCAGCACACCATAAAAAAATCCTCCTCTCTTGAGATGCTTTTGACACCAGTTCACAAAGGGTGTTGCTGGAGCCCAATGCAGTGCTTGCCTTACTGGCAGGAAGATGGTGTTATCATCTTCTGAGAGAGACTCATGTGGTGGCAAATGTCAAATCTGAGTGTTAGTGCAGGCAGGAACAGATTATGGAAAGCTGAGGCTTAGTTTGGAGGTTAATGTCATGTATACCACAGTGCTGGACAGAGTCAAGTAATGAATGTCCCAGCAAAATGGGTTTGGATTGTATTGTCTTATTTCTGCAGCCTCTCAGGGTATTTGCATGTGCATAATCTTGAATACTGACGTATGTTATTCTGAGtttgccttttctctctttgcttggCTTGCACTTCTGGAGAGGAATTGACAGTAGCTGTTACTAAACCAGGTGTCTGGCATTGCTGACTGTGAGTTGTGCAGGCTTTCCTTATAACGGAACTGGGAGCAGTCTCTGGGTTAAGCTCATAAACATTCGCACAAGTACTGGCACCTGTCACATGAAGGATTAAATTTGCACTTGTGTTTTCCTGTCACATTCAGTAGTAAACACCAAAAGGATCCTAGTTGACAAAAAAGAGATTAAGCCATTAAGTAATGGTAATGTGCACACATCGTGAAGGTAAACTCATGACAACCTTTATAAATTCTCAGGACAAATTGACTGCTTGCACTATGTTCAAATTGAGCACTGCCCTTATAATGAGGATTTTGTAAAAGTGAATTCTTCATAAGGGTTATTGCAATGTAAtgcactttaaaaaacatatatttattATAGTCATGCAATAAATGAACGTCTAGAAGTGCAGTTTCAAGGTTCTTTCaattgtgttttttaaaggaatccATTTAATTGAAAAGGAGTTGTCTTTCCTGATTTAACATCTTGTCCAGAATAAAGTACATTACAAAGTATATCAGTAAAGCACATATAGTAGACTAAAGGTCATTTTGTTTACTGGAGAGTTGTACACTTGCAAAGTGCTTAATTCACTTTCAAAACAATAAACTATGGCTGTTATAATACAAAAGATTGTAATAAAAGCTTTTCACAATTTTATGTTATGTTTTGTCAATGGTACATCTGTTAATGGTTAAGGAAACTCATGAGGCAACTTAGTGCTAAGTTGTCACACAGCAACATACTCAGAAAAGTTTTAACAAATCACTTGAAAACAATGTGAATTTGTTTTAGCCTGGGGGGGGATGTGTGTAAGAGGACTCAAGAGAATGTTTAGCTTTTGTTGTGAACATCCAGCCATACGCTTTGTCTTACAGGTGGttagtgctttttttcttaatgcagGTGTTATTTTTATGTGTAGTTTCAGATTCAtagtttctttgtatttctcattcaaagaaaaaaaaaacactaaattCCAACCTGTAGTAATAGTAATATGCTGTCAGTTGTAACTACAGTACTTAGTATAGTGTGTCACCAGTGCTCAATGCAATGTTATGTGTATTTTACAGCATTGCCTGGTAAAGAGATAGAACATCAAGTCTAAATGATCAGACATTTGTCAACTTGAGGCTAATGTTAGTACTGACATCTTTCCTGTTTTAGCTTTCTCCTTATGATCTCAGATCTGCAACTATTTCAGCTGACATTTGATATTAAAACTGTTGGCATCAATGCTTCTGACCCTTCTCAGTTCTACGTACAATGGCGGCTGTGCCAAGGGTTGGTTATATTGACGAGTACAATGTTTTCCAGTGATGAAGGCATGTATTTCTGCTACAGTAGTGAAGGAGGATCCCTGTACATAGTGCTACCCTACCCTAAAGACAGTTTTGCTTCCATTTGAtatcatttttttaagtatacTTGCCATATCTGTAGCCCAAATAATTCCACTGCTTGTTCTGGTCTGTTTAATGCATAAGGTAATGAaaattctgctttctgttggcttcttttctgtcaaaccaaacaaaagagtAATTAGAGAATGAGAAATGAGCATACAGTATTCCATCATTCACATCAGTGTACCTGCTGTGGGAGGACAAATATATGATCAACTTCTCCCTTACTTCACAGCTCACTTTTGCTACATGAGTAAGGCTGTTTTCTTCACAAGACCTGAAAACCTGTGGATAGTCTAAGCCTGTCTGTTAATGGGACTGATAAGACAGAGCATCAAAGGCAAACTGGCTTTTACTACTTCTGCTTCATATCATGAAAGCAGAATTCAGTTTTTATAGAAAATTTCTGATGCTCCAAGTTCCTCCTGCAAACTTTTGCCCCTAATAGGTTTCTCAGTAAAGCTATGGTTCTATGGATCTGCTTCAGGTCATCCATTGCCTTCTAGAAAAAGTACCCCAACAGCCAATGCCTCCTGCCAAACAGGCTTACTGCAAAATGCTCAGCACTGCTCACTCCTATGGGATCAGCTCCTCAAAGGAGATACTCAATTCTCCCACTGCTTATCATTTTCTGGAATTGCAGTGACACCTGCTGGTACTCTAAATACTTTTTGCCTTATAAAGCATTGAtgatttatttcagaaagtcagtggcattattttatttacaataACTGCAAGTTTATCTGCCACAAATGGTGATTCTTCTCTCAGATGCTCCACTTATTGCTTATTCTAGGTATGGAGAGGCTTCCTGATACTTCACTGGGATGTGCAATTCATGCTGAATTG from Colius striatus isolate bColStr4 chromosome 16, bColStr4.1.hap1, whole genome shotgun sequence carries:
- the FAM217B gene encoding protein FAM217B isoform X2; the protein is MQTTKECYNNGKSHPSTKALDKPISHVKSSPGRLGKNVSSAIEKISHDTQDGNQPTIIKKGRKHLDDNTQSKRVTSVCTSLHRVQGPKTSLPERRQNESFLHRIPPSVKGSTQGTFCRLKDVPVQHFYGSKKEQLEKNREGHVAEAGPCSSKWQEASVDEMFLDLKSVRIIKEDAEDDSASDLSDSERIPIPPSPCTPPELILRAEEIDPVCLEHVSGTGFKESEYYYPDFLPPPFNSWDLKQLSIFVNVEGKTDFRPKPTGLLEKYIDRLLQLEWLQMQTVQSEKGRAAKARPQTAPSSIRSLKSPGKGKALLSPLPNKQVVPQESVTKLPRSYSGHRGASYCEESRRLHSHPGHLKLSERMECAVSSQRQSGEVRSELRKNPTAKQQLFSVQPSENSSKIQSVGNIRPTKQIPVFHGSTAPIKGFKTCACTNPKKNDNGNNYVPSKKPTGDRKIKTNGTKQTSHTFK
- the FAM217B gene encoding protein FAM217B isoform X1 — its product is MGPGIQEYPLLLHRETQKKESQINANHKGMVNYNNGKSHPSTKALDKPISHVKSSPGRLGKNVSSAIEKISHDTQDGNQPTIIKKGRKHLDDNTQSKRVTSVCTSLHRVQGPKTSLPERRQNESFLHRIPPSVKGSTQGTFCRLKDVPVQHFYGSKKEQLEKNREGHVAEAGPCSSKWQEASVDEMFLDLKSVRIIKEDAEDDSASDLSDSERIPIPPSPCTPPELILRAEEIDPVCLEHVSGTGFKESEYYYPDFLPPPFNSWDLKQLSIFVNVEGKTDFRPKPTGLLEKYIDRLLQLEWLQMQTVQSEKGRAAKARPQTAPSSIRSLKSPGKGKALLSPLPNKQVVPQESVTKLPRSYSGHRGASYCEESRRLHSHPGHLKLSERMECAVSSQRQSGEVRSELRKNPTAKQQLFSVQPSENSSKIQSVGNIRPTKQIPVFHGSTAPIKGFKTCACTNPKKNDNGNNYVPSKKPTGDRKIKTNGTKQTSHTFK
- the PPP1R3D gene encoding protein phosphatase 1 regulatory subunit 3D, which produces MEVRGPRRNPSYLSDLYQNMLRAEETPRRGQLQPPAAHPSSSMTFWSSIPAKEAPQTNKLQGSTCSSCDPALRPIIRRRARSLPTSPERRKRAAVQCQVPTCQSRMNRVRFADALGLELTEVKVFQTGEEPSIPLHVLSRLSINSDLWYSGSDLEFTMQCLVPDFQQPADCMDFSSRLQEQQVCLERVTSSDLGISGTIQVRNIAFEKQVSVRYTFNQWKSLHEVCAHWHSSIPEKNRQDQVDVFTFFLPVPPFLLQLCSIVQFAARYQVNGQEYWDNNRGKNYSLTCRNHPLKMPRECEESWIHFI